The Gopherus flavomarginatus isolate rGopFla2 chromosome 4, rGopFla2.mat.asm, whole genome shotgun sequence genomic interval TGCTCAAAGGGGGGAGTTAGCTTCAGCTACTGCTCTGTCTATGAGCCCCGGGCCCAGTCAGAGTGGGGCAGTAAAGCAATGAGAGGGCTCTCACTTGCAATCAGGACAGCATGGCTATGCAGTCTATGAGCCCCAGTAGGGGTGAGCACCATAAAGTCAAGAGGATCAGGTAAGGGTGAGCACCCAGAGAgtctagggcagtggtgggcaacctgcggcccatcagggtaatccgctggcaggccgccagacagtttgtttatatttgaacggctgcccacagctcctagtggcccacactgcttcccacGACTCTCATTGGCCGAGCCCTTGGGCGAACCCTTGGGTTTTGGCTTtgcccctcctcctcacctggggctcgggcaggctcaggcttcggtcccccctcctggggacatgtagtaatttttattgttgaAAGAGTGTCGCAATGCAatgacgtttgagaacccctgaactggACAAATCAGGAAGGGAAATAACACACAAACAGAGTGAATAATGTGGCGGTTTGCAAATGTCCTGTAAGTGCCATGCTTTTCATTTCATGACGTAGATGTTGGCACAGAGAGACGAGATGTGTATATGCTTAGTCCTGGGACTAGTATGAAAACTCATGATGGGGTCCCAAAAATAGCATGAATCTGAAAGACCATTTAAGGTCAAAAAGGGGAACAGATTTATCCCTGTTAGAAGCCGACTCAGCTAAAGCTTTGGCAGTGATTCCACATAAGTCAATTTATAGCCTCCCAGAACACTCCGACTACTGTCCCTACATTAATTATGTAGCCTAAATCCTTTTCAATAATCTGCCTAGAAACAAATTACCCTCCAGCTCCACCTAGTGGATTGTTACACTGGAATTAATAATAATCACTGAACACTTTGACAACACCTTCCAGCTCAGGATCTCAAAGTGCCTTGGGCACATGAATGCATTAGCCCTTGGAACACACTTTTGAGGGCGGTTggtagcattatccccattggacagatgaggaAACAGGAAGAGAGAGGTTAATGGACTGAACATTGAAGACAGTGATGTCAACAAAAATGGGAGACGCAAAGCATTCTGGAAACCACACGGTggcttcagcaaagcacttctccACATGCTTACTTGTCTTACTGAGTTGGGGCCTTTCTGAATCCAGAGCCTTGAACCTGTTAGGTGCTGAGAGCCTCTTGTGACTTCTCAGGTATCTGTAACTCCCATTGCAGTCAGCAGGTTTTGCAAGAGCTCTGCAGCTCAGAGGAGGCCTTAGTAAAGAAATAATGTGGGCCTACGCTGGCGCGAAAGGGTACTCTGTCAGGTTACAGAACTGGCACTAGGGGATTATTAGATATTGCCAATGAGAGGCTGTTATCCAGTGGTAAAAGAACAGGAGATCTGAGGCTAAATTGTTGGGACCAGATTTACACAGGTATTTGAggcctaaagatgcaaataggacTTAGTGAGATTTACAAAAGCATCAAGCAAGTTAGGGgccaaactctcactgactttgcAAATCTGCCTCTTAGTGACTTGACTATTGTATTTCTCCTAACActttctttccccttctccctccccctctccaacACCCAAACACTAGATGAGCTTAGGACAAAGAGCAAAGCTGACCTGTACACCTGACATGGCGTATGGAGCCACAGGCCATCCTGGAGTCATCCCTCCCAATGCTACCCTCATCTTTGACGTGGAGCTGCTCAGGTTAGAGTAAAGCCTTTCATGGGAGCCGGGTGAAGAAATCTGCCGATAATCATCCattcttttccccttccctaTGGTAAGAGGAGGCTGCACTGGAATCACAATCTTCCCTGCTTGAGCTGTCATGCCAATAGCGCCTGCCCTTAGGTTGTTTATTCCTTTCcttcttttttaaagtttgtgtCCGTATTTGTTTTCTATTAGAAGCTGCTTTGCTCTGAGAAAAATTTCCACCGTTGTAACATTTTTGAGTTGTACATTTCATTTAATTTGCATGTGATTAAAATTCACAatgataaatatatatatatatatatatatatatattccttatGGAAAAACCACTGCCTTACTGTACACAAACCAAGACAAACAAAAGGTGCTCAGAAATCAAATGTACATCTCGTACATGAAGGGGCATTAGCCAAACGGAGTTACCTGCGCTGCCACTTTTTTCTCAATTTGTACGTGCTTGCTCGCTGCTGTTTTAAACAAATGTctcatttgaaaatttaaaaaaatatggaaacAATAAAATCTTGATACTTTACCATTTCTGCACTGTTTCTTGTCCTTCACTTTTAACGTAGATGGGCATTTTTTCTAATATAAAAGTTCTTCCAGAAACTACTGATCTTCCGGTTTGTTAATGATTTCTTTTCTTCTATAAAATATGCTTATGGCATGTTACAATGCTGTTAAAAATTACAAACCGGACTGGTGTCACTGTGGAGACCTGTGGGCTCAAGAAGAAACAGGTCCAGGCAATAGTGAATATAAAGGGGGTTCTTTGAGGCTGCTGGACAgtcttcctgcttgttctggcTCTCCAGCTCCCAGACCAATCAAACAAAATCTGTGCGGCTCAATGTCCCTCAGTCCTGGCCAGAAAAGAGACCATGGACCATGGattagatttttcaaaagcacacagCCTCCAATTTCAGTGGGAGCCAGgcaactaaatacctttgagaagctAACGTATCAGCCTAATTCTACTCCTATTGAAGTCCGTGGGAGTTTtactgctgatttcagtgggagctgagttaggccaatgctgagtatttttgaaaatctgcatGGAGATGGCTGACCACCAATCCCCAGGGCCTCAGGATTACTGGAAGAACTCGATGGGAACCTGCATATCTCTTTATGAAGCACTCTGTGGTTTAGCCTCCTTTTCCACCAGACTTCTCCTCTTGGACTACTACAGGAAGTTCTAGAATACCACAAAGTAATCAGACCAGCTGCCCCTTCCAACACATAAGTAGTTAACCTAATCCATGTCCAACCCAGTCTTCCTTGAGTCCTCCCCCTTCGCCAGTGAcatgttgtcacggagtgtgggggagtccagtcctgcacctctcttcctgggacccacagtgacttctagccagccagtaaaacagaaggtttattggataacaggaacacaggttacagcagagcttgcaggcacagtcaggacccctctatcgagtccttctgggctttcagggtgcttggatcctagctaggataccctgaattccgcccacacagccccaagcccaaactccaaactgcttccctccggccactcccttcctttgtcccccttcccgggcaaaggtgttgacctttcccctcccttacctagctcaggttacaggctccggtattgtccatcccctaaagtcctcccctgctctcccattccccacacagacagcccctactccatcacatctctcgccccttcgagactgaactgagcggggtcactctgcccagtgacctggggaagttcagggccccctctccgggacaacgcgtccgctatcaggttggcacttcccttcacatggaccacgtccatgtcatagtcctgcaggagcaggctccacctcaggagcttggcgttggctcctttcatctggtgcagccaggtcaggggagagtggtcggtgtacacggtgaagtgtcgcccaaagagatatggctctagcttcttaagggcccacaccatggccaggcattccttctcgatggctgcgtagttttgctcccggggtagcagcttcttactcaggtacacgatggggtgtcttcTCCCCCTTtccatcctcctgcattaacaccgcccccagtcccgtgtctgaggcgtcggtgaacaccataaagggtttgtcaaaatctgggtttgccagaactgggccactaaccagagcctccttcagcgcccggaaagcctcctggcactgctcagtccagatcaccttgtctggcttcccctttttgcacagttcagtgatggggccagctATGGCGCTAAAATGGGgaacgaaccttcgatagtaccccgccatcccaataaaggcctggacctgctttttggtttggggagcaggccagtctctgatcacctccaccttggctggttccggcttcaggcagccgctccccacccgatggcccaggtaagatattTCAGCCATcctcaccttgcacttctcagcctttactgttaacccagcctttcggagtcggttcaggacttgtttaacctgggacatgtggtcctcccaggtctggctgaagacgcagatgtcgtcaatatacgccacggcaaaactctccatccccctcagtagctgatccaccaggcgctggaaggtggccggcgctcccttgaggccgaagggcagggtcagaaactcgtagagccccagaggggtgataaaggccgatttcagcctggcatctgcgtccagcggcacttgccagtagccctttgtaagatacatagtggtgaggtaccgagcacctcccagcttgtctgggagctcgtcaggcctgggcatggggtaggcatcagatacggtaatggcattgagctttcgataatccacacagaaccggattgatccatccttcttggggaccagcaccactggcgaggcccaagggctggaagacggctggatcaccc includes:
- the FKBP1B gene encoding peptidyl-prolyl cis-trans isomerase FKBP1B isoform X2, giving the protein MLQNGKKFDSSRDRNKPFRFKIGRQEVIKGFEEGAAQMSLGQRAKLTCTPDMAYGATGHPGVIPPNATLIFDVELLRLE